From Heterodontus francisci isolate sHetFra1 chromosome 9, sHetFra1.hap1, whole genome shotgun sequence, the proteins below share one genomic window:
- the prlh2r gene encoding LOW QUALITY PROTEIN: prolactin releasing hormone 2 receptor (The sequence of the model RefSeq protein was modified relative to this genomic sequence to represent the inferred CDS: inserted 2 bases in 1 codon) produces the protein MAYDLSPFWHEFSLEYGSGKPTVFVQVGELALTWNESGTSAMALNISMANMTTAPLFLGLNLLFELKPLFIPLYVLLVIVACVGNLLLVTHISATKKLHTTTNFLIGNLAASDLVMCIFCVPMTVSYAFETQGWLFGIFMCYFITLMQSTTVFVSVLSLTAIAVDRYVVVAYPIHQRLRPRYCAYIIAFIWLVSIGVSMPSSLHTKYIDLNQIGYDMIICEEAWINLDRQRLLYSCTMLLLSYIFPLCAVSISYCAISYHLKKRSVPGAAACSREKWSKQRRRTFWMLAISVLSFALCWIPLQIVNLIRDIDLNIIDKSYINVIQVSCHLVAMSSACYNPFIYASLHNKFRVHLSNLXNKKRASGSMFSQTSRLNTCTSLDAPTGINLKGKYSLK, from the exons GCATGAGTTCTCGCTGGAGTACGGGTCAGGGAAGCCCACCGTCTTTGTCCAAGTTG GTGAGCTTGCGTTGACCTGGAATGAATCTGGCACATCAGCCATGGCCCTGAATATTTCAATGGCCAACATGACCACGGCTCCTTTGTTCTTGGGCCTTAACCTCCTCTTTGAGttgaagcctctcttcattccattgTATGTGCTGCTAGTGATTGTGGCTTGTGTTGGTAACCTCCTCCTCGTGACTCACATCTCCGCCACCAAGAAGCTTCACACGACTACCAACTTCCTGATCGGCAATCTGGCAGCCTCTGACTTGGTAATGTGCATCTTCTGCGTCCCAATGACAGTTTCCTATGCGTTTGAAACCCAAGGGTGGCTTTTTGGAATCTTTATGTGCTATTTTATAACCCTGATGCAATCTaccactgtctttgtgtctgtcttgTCCCTCACTGCCATAGCTGTGGATAGGTATGTGGTAGTAGCATACCCAATCCACCAGAGACTCAGGCCTCGGTACTGTGCCTATATCATCGCATTCATCTGGCTGGTCTCCATCGGTGTTTCAATGCCTTCCTCCTtgcacaccaagtatattgacctcAACCAGATTGGGTATGATATGATCATCTGTGAGGAGGCCTGGATCAACTTGGACAGGCAAAGGCTGCTGTACTCATGTACTATGCTCCTGCTATCCTACATATTCCCACTCTGTGCGGTCTCCATCTCTTACTGCGCCATATCATACCACCTAAAGAAGAGGAGCGTCCCGGGAGCGGCTGCATGCAGCCGCGAGAAGTGGTCAAAGCAGAGGAGGAGGACCTTCTGGATGCTTGCCATCTCTGTCCTGTCCTTTGCCCTCTGCTGGATCCCTCTGCAGATAGTCAACCTGATACGGGACATTGACCTCAACATCATAGACAAGAGCTACATCAACGTGATCCAGGTGTCCTGCCATTTGGTTGCCATGAGCTCTGCCTGTTATAACCCCTTCATCTACGCCTCTCTCCACAACAAGTTCCGGGTCCATCTGAGTAACCT CAACAAGAAGCGGGCGAGCGGCTCCATGTTCAGCCAAACATCCCGCCTGAACACCTGCACCTCTCTAGATGCGCCCACAGGCATCAACCTAAAGGGGAAGTACTCTTTGAAATAG